In the Candidatus Dechloromonas phosphoritropha genome, CTACACCTCGGCCTCGTTCGCCAAGTTCGGCGTCCCGCTGGTCGCCGGATCGCTGGTAACGGTTGTCATCGTCGCCTACCTGCTGCTGCACCTGCAAATGCGGTTCTAGTCCCGGCTGACTCCGCCGGGCCGCCCCCAGCCGTGATCACCCGGCAGCCCGGCGCCGGTTGGCGGACAAGAGGCCGTTTCGACGTAGCGAATCGGGATCATGTTGGAAACTTCTCGCGGAAAGCAGTCGGCACCGACGTCGGCTTGGGTGCTGCCTAGTCGAAGAACATGATGCCGCCCTTGTCGCGCCCCACTTCGCGGCCGCTGCTCTGCTTCGAGTCATTGTTTTGAGAGCGGTTGCGCAACAAGCCGCTAAGCTGGGAAAACCATAGTCGGTCACGGGGTGCTGCACGTAACGGAAATGGGGTTTCCTAATTTAGGAAACGATGATTTATTCGTCACCCCGGCGAAGGCCGGGGTCCAGGTCGTTAATTTTTCTGGATTCCGGCCTTCGCCGGAATGACAATTCTGGAATAAATCAGCGTCTCCTTAACGCGCAAGAGTCATGCATTCCGTTTTTCTACGCACCGTTATATCATCTCGTATATTACGAAACGGTGCTACCCGAAGCTGTACGCCTGCCTAATGAACAACGCGCATAGATGGGCCATGCCGCGATGTCTGAATCACACTACACCAAAATGCCGGGAGCAAGCCCCAGTGACGTTCATCAGGGACATGCTTCCCGACACTTCAGAATGGATGAGATTCGATGGCGCGCGAACACGAAATAGAACTGAATGGATTGGTCTGGATGTCCGTTGGCGACAAAAGCGTCGGCGGACCGGGACGGATGGAACTGCTGACAAAGATAGCCGAGTGCGGCTCAATTACCCAGGCAGCGAAGTCCATAAAGATGAGCTACAAGGCGGCGTGGGATGCCGTCGACCAGATGAACAACCTTGCCGGCGAACCACTTGTCGAACGGGTAACGGGTGGAAAGGGAGGCGGCTCGACACACCTCACGCCGCGCGGTGAACAACTTATCACCAACTTCAGATTGATTGATGAAGAGCACAAGCGATTCATCAATCAGCTAAGCAAGCAGGCTCACGGACTCAAGAAGGACCTACTTTTTATCAGGAGAATGACCATGAAATCCAGCGCACGCAATCAATTCTTAGGCAAAGTGACCGCCGTCAAAACCGGTGCGGTCAACGATGAAATTGACGTGGAAATAGTAGGCGGGCAGAAGATTGTCGCCATTATTACCTGTGAGAGCACCAAAAATCTGGGCCTGCAAACTGACGCCGAGGTATTTACGCTGATCAAGGCCTCGTCGGTAATCATTATAACCGATGACGAGGGGGCAAGGCTTTCAACCCGGAATCGGCTCTCCGGAAAGGTATCTCACCTTCAGACCGGTGCCGTTAATTCAGAGGTCGTAATCGAGATTCCAGGTGGCGGTGCAATCGTTTCAATCATCACAAATGAAAGCGCCTCCAGGCTCGGCCTGAAGGTCGGCAAGGAAGCGAGTGCGATTTTCAAGGCGTCGAGCGTGATTATCGGCGTACCTGCGTGAATGCCCGCTTTTTCGTACATCTCACCGGTCACCATCGGTTAATTTTCTTCATAAGGCATCTGCAATGAAACTCTCCCGTCTTTTTCTTTCCTTGGTGTTACCCATACTTGGCGCCGCTTCTTCAGCGCAAGCCGATGAGGTGTCGGTCGCGGTTGCCGCCAACTTTGCGGCGCCAATGCAGAAGATTGCAGCAGAGTTTGAGAAAGAGACGGGCCACAAGGTTCTGACCTCGACTGGCGCAACAGGGAAGTTCTACGCGCAAATCAAGAATGGCGCACCGTTCGAGGTGCTGCTGTCGGCTGACGATGAAACGCCGACAAAGCTTGTGAAAGAAGGCGCTGCAATCAGTGGCAGCCAATTCACCTACGCTATCGGCAAGCTTGTGCTGTGGTCAGCGAAACCGGGTTTTGTCGACGGCACCGGTGAGGTTCTAAAAAAGGGGGGATTCAAGCACGTCGCATTGGCGAACCCTAAGCTTGCTCCCTACGGTGCTGCCGCAGTCGACACCATGAAGGCCCTCGGCGTTTACGATGCGTTGCAGCCAAAGTTCGTCCAGGGCGAGAACATCGCCCAGACCCACCAATTCGTGGTTACCGGCAACGCCGAGCTGGGCTTTGTGGCAATGTCCCAAGTCCTGAAGGATGGAAACATTGACGGCTCGGCATGGATTATCCCGGGCAGCTTGTACAACCCGATCCGCCAGGATGCCGTGCTTCTCGCCAAGGGCAAGGACAGGTCGGCAGCAATTGCCCTGCTGAATTATTTGAAGGGTGAAACGGCGCAGACCGTGATCAAGTCCTTCGGCTACGCATTGCCCTGATTTCGTAAAATACCGAAACTCTGATGGGTTCCCCCGACCTCGCTGCCGTCTGGCTGACGCTCAAGCTGGCCAGCGTCGTCACCCTGCTGCTGCTGGCGATTGGCACACCGATCGCCTGGTGGCTGGCGCGCACGCGCTCGCGGCTCAAGGGTGTGGTCGGGGCACTGGTCGCCTTGCCGCTGGTGCTGCCGCCGACCGTCCTCGGCTTCTATCTGCTGATCACGATGGGGCCGCACGGGCCGGTCGGCAAACTGACCGAGGCGCTCGGCATCGGACTGCTGCCGTTCACCTTCCCCGGCCTCGTCATCGCCTCGGTACTCTATTCGATGCCCTTCGTAGTCCAGCCGATTCAGAACGCCTTCAATGCAATCGGCGAACGCCCGCTTGAAGTCGCCGCCACGCTGCACGCCAGTCCGTGGGATGCTTTCTGGTCGGTCGCCGTGCCGCTTGCCCGTCCCGGCTTCATCAGCGGCGCGATACTCGGGTTCGCCCATACCGTCGGCGAATTCGGTGTCGTGCTGATGATCGGCGGCAACATTCCGAACGAGACACGGGTCGTTTCGGTGCAGATTTACGACCACGTCGAGGCGCTCGAATACACGCAGGCACACTGGCTTTCCGGCGGCATGCTGGTGTTCAGCTTCGTTGTTCTTATCGCCCTCTACACCTTCAATTCGGCACGGCGCCAGGCGCTATGACCGATGAAATTCGCGCCAAATTTCGGGTAGACCGCAAGGATTTCAGTCTCGACCTCGACCTGACCCTGCCGGGACGCGGCGTCACCGCACTGTTTGGCCCTTCCGGCTCGGGCAAGACGACCTGCCTGCGCGCCATGGCCGGACTCGAACGGACTGTGGGCGGTCTGTTCAGCCTCGGCGATTCGGTCTGGCAGGATGAAGCCAACAAGATCTTCGTGCCAACACACCGACGCGCCCTTGGCATGGTCTTTCAGGAAGCCAGCTTGTTTACGCATCTTTCGGTGCGCCGTAACATGGAATTCGGGCAAAAACGGACGTCGACCGCGCCCCGAAGGAAGCACTCCTGGGGTGCAACATCCGCCTTTACCCTTTCCGAAGTGAGCGAACTGCTCGGCATCGGCCATCTGCTGGAGCGCATGCCGGCCCAGCTTTCCGGCGGCGAACGCCAGCGCGTGGCGATCGCCCGCGCCCTGCTCGCCGCACCGCAGATCCTGCTGCTCGACGAACCGCTGGCAGCGCTGGATTCGAAGCGCAAGCAGGAAATCCTGCCCTATCTCGAACGCCTGCACCGCGAACTGGCGATCCCGGTCATCTACGTCAGCCATTCGCCCGACGAGGTCGCCCGCCTCGCCGATCATCTGGTGCTGCTTGATCAGGGCAAGGTTATCGTCAGCGGGCCGCTCAATAGTGTGTTGAGCCGCATCGACTTGCCGGGCAGCTTCGCCGACGACGCCGGCATCGTCCTCGAAGCGATCGTTGCCGAACACGAGGCCGACGAATTGACGCGCCTCGAATTTCCCGGCGGCCATTTCTACGTCGCACAGCGCAGCGAGCCAGTCGGCACCGCGCTGCGCTGCCGCATCTTGGCCCGCGACGTCAGCCTGGCGCTGGTGCCGCAAACCCAGGTCAGCATCCTGAACTGCGTCAATGCCATCGTCGTCGACCTCGCCGCCACCTCCACGCTGGGCCAGGTTCTGGTGCGTCTCGACGTCGCCGGCGCACCGCTGCTGGCCCGCATCACCAAGCGTTCGGTCCGCAACCTCGCCATCCGTCCTGGCCTCGCGCTGCGCGCCCAGATCAAGTCGGTGGCCCTGCTCGGGTAGCCATCAGCAACTCCTGCGCACCATTGATACGGTGTCAGCGTGCACCGATACCCTGGACGATTCTCTGGCGGGCCTCTTGCGCCCCCTGATTTATCAGGAACTATCGATTGTCTTCTACGACTTGACGACGATCCGTAACGAAGGCGGCACCGTCCTGCCTGAGGACGTCCGTCCCTGCCTGCCAAAAGTAACGTCAGCCTTACTTCACCCTTGGCAGACGAAATTTCGCGGGAAGCTCAGGCACCGCCATGTTTCTTCAGTGCATCGATCAATTCTTGTGCGTAGTTCGATATTGAAGCGCCTTGCCGCGTCAGGATGTAGCGCTCTCTTAGTGCCCATGCTTCATCGATCTCTTTAAGAACTATCAACATCGTTTTGCGGTGGCGAATGGCCGCTGATTCCGGAACTACTCCTATCCCCACTCCTGCTTCGACCATACGGCACATGGCTTCGAAGCTGCTGACTTGAATTCGAAGTCGCAACCTGCGATTTGCATCGCGAAGCAGTTTGTTCAGAAATGTTTGCAAGGTGCTTCCGTCATGAAGTCCGACAAAGTCGTAATGAATCATTTCGGAGAAAGCAACTTTGGGTAACTCCGCGAGCGGATGATTAGTCACTAACCAGTTCAATCATCACAACCCGGATGTTTCATAAACCCGCCGCGCGATGTCAATGTCGTGCCATTCCAGCCGTGATGCGAGTCAGCTTGCTGCGAATTTTTCTGGCAACCCGCCATGATGGGCCACATAGTCCTACGTTTGGGCGTCACACCCTGCCGCCATCGATCCCTGGACAGGGTGCAGGCGAGACTTCACCTCCGCTCAAGCGGATTCGAGCCGGCAGCATGAGACGGCGTCGCCGAGTCGATCAGGCCGGTGCCGGCGGGCGCGGGACGAGGTAAAGCAACTCGGTCACCCGCGCCAGCACCCCCTTCATCGGACACGAGGTGGGCAAGGACAGCTTGATCCGATCCTTGTACTGCACCACGCGCACCGCCAACTTAAAGAGTTTCAGGATAATCGACAGCGGTTGCGCCTTGGCCAGTTCCGTATGCACCAGCGTGTTCTCGCGCAAGCCGTGAATCAACCCATACGCCGCACACGAATAGATCAGCCGCAGGTGATTGGCGAGGAAGGCATGATCGGAGGTCCGGTCACTGGCCAAGTCGTTCTTCACCGCCTTGATGAAGTTCTCGTCCTGCCCTCGAGCACAGTACAGCTCTTTGTAAAGCACCTCAGGCGTCGGGTCGGACAGTGAGCTCACCAGGTACCGCGGGTTGTCACCCAAGGCCATCACCTCGGCCTTGACCACCACGCGGTAAGCCTTGGGCCACGAGCCCGCCTGATACTCGATATCGTCGTACAGTCGTGTCGCCGCCGGGGCTGGATTCCCCAGGCGCTGGGCGTTGGCGCTGTGTGTCTGGTGCAGCGCACGGGCTTTCTCCAGCAGCGGCTCGGCCTTGGGCGAGAGCACCTGGTTGCCGGCCAGGCCGAAGAGGAAGTCCAGATGCGGATCGGACGCGCACAAGGCCATCAGTTCGGGATTCGAGAAGTGGCCATCCCCGCGCAGAATGATGTGGGTCTCGGGCCAAGCCTGGCGGAGCAAGCGCAGCACGCGCTTGATGATGGCCGCGTTCTCCTTGCCAGTCGGGCGTTTGCCCGGACGCAGGACGGCAGTAATGAACTTCCCGGAAAGTCCTTCGAAGAGAAACAGCGGCAGGTAGCAGTGATTCCCGTAGTGGGGGTTATAGAACGCCAGTTCCTGCTGCCCGTGAGTGGCATCCTCCGAGTGATCCATATCGAGCACGATCACGGCAGGCGCTTGGGCGTAGCTGGCGATGAAGGCGTCGACGAAGCTTTTGGCCAGGCGGTAAATGTCTTTGCGCGATACGCTGTTTTCGAGCCGGGAGAGCGTGGGGCCGGAGGCCAGGTCATTTCCCTCGTCCAGCGGGGCACGACCGACCGCCAGTTTGAACAGCGGATCGCGCCGCAGCGTGTTGGCGTCATTACCGTCGGCGTAACCGCTGGCGGTCTGGAATATCCGCTGGCGGAGCAGGTCGGCCAGGGGATGGTCAATGTACGAGGCGTGGCGTTTGTCGTGAATCGCGCTGACCAGGCGGGGAATCAGGCCGATTTGCAGGTCGATGCCACGCAACAGGAGTGCGCCAAAGTCGGAGGACATCGCCCCGCCGTCAAACTCTGCCCGGATCGTAAATCCGGCGCTGGCGGGAAAGCGAAGCTGGGTTGGGATAGAATTGTCCATGGGCGGTCTCGTTTAGGCTTCTTACGAAGCGTTATTGGCGTAACCCCAATTATATCAATGGGTTAAACGAGATTCGCCTGCTTTTATGAAAAATTCGGGACAAATCATGAGAAGAATTCAGGATGCGCAAGCCATGGTTGGCACTATGTTGAAGCGGGTCAATGAGCAGGCCGCAGCGACGACTGAACGTCCCAATCGAGTGAGGTAGTAGCGATAGGTATGAGTGACTTTCTTGATCAAGCCGAGCGTACGCAGTCGGGCAAGTTGGCGCGACATGGCGGACGGAGTGAGCTTCAGATAGCTGAGAAGATCGGCACGACGCCAACCGTGAATGTTGAACTCGCCGCGTTGCATGGTTTGCAGCAAGGCTTTCTCGGCAGGATCAAAGAAGTTCACCCCTTTGACACCGGGAGCCGCCCCCAACCGTGGCATGCTCAATCGCTCCAAGTCACGCTCGCCGGCACTGGGGTCATCGAGGCTGGAGAGGAACGCCAGGTAACGTTGGTTGCAGCCGAGCAGGATGTCGCGCAGGTCGATCAGGCTATAGATTGTCTTCTTCAGGGGCGCCAATTCTCGGGTGGCGTGCCTGTCCTTGTGTTCCACCTTGCGGTGGTGTTTGAAGAAACTCACGTCATTGACGGTCGTTTCGACCCGCAGTACGCGGGAGAATTTGTCATACACCTTGACGCCAGCGGCGCCCATGGTGTGCTTGATGCAGCGCCCCTCGATACGGGTGGACAACCGGGAACCGATCTCCTGGGCCAGTTGTGGCGTGACCTTCTTGCCCAGAAAGCTGGAGACGCGTTCTGCGTTGGCGGCCAAGACCGCTTGGCGCGAAATGGCGTCATACAGTGGAACCAATATCTGCTCACTGCGAAACATCAGGTCGGTGGAGTATTCGACTTGGCGCAAGCTCCAGTGATACGAGGATCCAAAGACGTCAAGCACTGGGCACAACCACTGCGCATAGCGATCCAGTCGCGGGTGAAGTACGTCGGGACTGAACGCATCCGCCAGCGCCTGCGCCTGCGCGATGTCGGCGACACGCAGGAAGGCGTTGTCCTGCTGGAGGAAGTCGATCCTTTCTCGCGTCAGAGTTCTTGCCAGAGCGCTGTGACCATTACAGTAGAACTGCAACCCGAACGGTGCCCACGTCGGCACACGCAGGTAGCACAACCCCAGTTCCTCGTCGATGAAATAGAAGTAGTAGTGCAGGCACTTGCCTTGATCGGGGCGCAGGTAAGTCTTGCCACTGCCTTTGTCATGCCACGGTTTGTAGCTCGGACAGGCTTCCATGGCCGAGAGCACATGCACCAAACCCGGTGCGTCGCCGCGACCGGCGAGCACTCGCGCGACCAACTCTTCCTTGCGAATATGGCTTTTGCTGACGTGCTCGATTTCAATACCCGCCGCCAGACACACCTCCTGCGCACGCTCACGAATGCGATCTCGCAGCGGCTCGGCAAATCGCGGGTAGTCGAATACCCGAATTCCGTGCGTGTACAAATAACTCGTCATTCCTGCCGCGTAGCACGCACCAGGCAGCGTGCCGGTGATAATGATCCGGTCAAAGCACGAAAGCACGCCATGCATGTTCGTCGCGTATCGTTCCGCCAGAGCCATCGCCAACATGATCGCCTCCTCGGTCATTCGTCAGGCTTCTATCGTAATACCTGTTTGGTTCCGGCTCGTCCGGCTTAGGTGTAACTGCAAGAACAAGGCGGTCAGTGCTGAAGTAATGTTTCTCGAGCCCGTCGGTATCGACTGGGCCAGACATGATCCCTAAATCAGTTGTCCCATCAAGTACTCCGCGGATGATTTCCGTTGTGAGGCGTTCCTGAAGATCAACGTCAATGTTTGGGTGATCGGCGAGAAAGCTGAGTCAAGTCCAAAATCTGCTGTAAATACTCTTCGATCCGATGAATGACGAATGGTTTTCAGCTAGCGAGGGCAACAACGTTGTTGCCCTCGCTAGCTGCGGCGCGGGAAGCCGCCCACTCCTTGAATTCATCCATGTCGAGGTACTTCCGTTCCTGCCAAGCCTCGTTCTGTTCGGCCAGCAGAGCGCCGATCAGGCGCAAGGCTGACTCGTCGTTGGGGAAGATGCGGATCACGCGCTCCCGCCGGCGAATTTCCTCGTTGAGCCGCTCCTGCATGTTCGTTGTGCGTAGCCGCTTGCGATACTTCTCGGGCAAGACCATTACCGCCATGGCATCCTCGAATCCTGCTTCGAGGCAGGCCACCGCTTTGGGGGCGCTCTTGGCGAAGCGCTCGGTGAATTCCGCCAGGCGGCGCTTGGCCTCGACCAAATCGGGCGCCTGCAGCACGAGCTTGACGGCAGCTGCCACCTCGGCGCGGTGGCGGGTGTTGCATTGGCCCAGAATGTTGCGCATCAGATGCACCTGACAGCGTTGCCAGCTGGCCCCCTGAAAGTGCCGCGCTGCCGCTTCACGCAGGCCGCCGTGGTCGTCCGAGATGATGAACTGCGTGCCCTTGAGGCCGCGCCCTCTGAGCCAGCGGAAGGTCTCGTCCCAGGTGGCGAAGCTCTCGGTGTCGCCGATCCGCACGCCCAGAATCTCCCGGAAGCCATCGGAGCGGATGCCTGAGACGGTCAGCACGGCACGCGAAACCACACGATCTTCTTGCCGACTCTTGATCAACAGGGCATCGACCAGCACGAAGGGATACTCGCCGTCCAGCCGCCGTTCGTTGAACGCGCTGACCCGCGGTTCCAGTCCGGCGCACAGTGCGCTCACCATCGATTTGGAGAAGCTGGCGCCGCACAGCTCTTCGGTGATCGCCGAGACCTTGCGCGTCGAGACACCGTGCACGACCATTTCCATGAGCGCCAGAACGAAGGCCTGCTCGCTCCGCTGGTAGCGCTTGAAGATGTCCGTCGAAAAGCTGCCGTCCCGCGTCTGCGGCACCAGCAGCGTCACCGGCCCAACCCGCGTGTAAAGGGTGCGTGGCCGGTAGCCGTTGCGATAGCCGGCCCGTTCGTCCGTGCGCTCGTGCCGCGTCGCCCCCAGCGTTTCCGTCACCTGCGCCTCCAGTACTTGATTGAGCACCGCTTCCACCAGTTTCGCCAGCCCGTCCTGCCCGTTTAAAAGCCCTGGCAGCAAGTCCGTTCCTACGCTAACCTCATACCCAGTCATCGCTTCTCTCCTTCGGTTATCGATCGTCTCGCAACGTCAGTTTACCGAATCGAAGCGGTGGCTACCTGCCACCCGATTTACAGCAGTTTAGTCACTAACCAGTTCAATCATCACAAATCATGAGAAGAATTCAGGATGCGCAAGCCATGGTTGGCACTATGTTGAAGCGGGTCAATGAGCAGGCCGCAGCGACGACTGAACGTCCCAATCGAGTGAGGTAGTAGCGATAGGTATGAGTGACTTTCTTGATCAAGCCGAGCGTACGCAGTCGGGCAAGTTGGCGCGACATGGCGGACGGAGTGAGCTTCAGATAGCTGAGAAGATCGGCACGACGCCAACCGTGAATGTTGAACTCGCCGCGTTGCATGGTTTGCAGCAAGGCTTTCTCGGCAGGATCAAAGAAGTTCACCCCTTTGACACCGGGAGCCGCCCCCAACCGTGGCATGCTCAATCGCTCCAAGTCACGCTCGCCGGCACTGGGGTCATCGAGGCTGGAGAGGAACGCCAGGTAACGTTGGTTGCAGCCGAGCAGGATGTCGCGCAGGTCGATCAGGCTATAGATTGTCTTCTTCAGGGGCGCCAATTCTCGGGTGGCGTGCCTGTCCTTGTGTTCCACCTTGCGGTGGTGTTTGAAGAAACTCACGTCATTGACGGTCGTTTCGACCCGCAGTACGCGGGAGAATTTGTCATACACCTTGACGCCAGCGGCGCCCATGGTGTGCTTGATGCAGCGCCCCTCGATACGGGTGGACAACCGGGAACCGATCTCCTGGGCCAGTTGTGGCGTGACCTTCTTGCCCAGAAAGCTGGAGACGCGTTCTGCGTTGGCGGCCAAGACCGCTTGGCGCGAAATGGCGTCATACAGTGGAACCAATATCTGCTCACTGCGAAACATCAGGTCGGTGGAGTATTCGACTTGGCGCAAGCTCCAGTGATACGAGGATCCAAAGACGTCAAGCACTGGGCACAACCACTGCGCATAGCGATCCAGTCGCGGGTGAAGTACGTCGGGACTGAACGCATCCGCCAGCGCCTGCGCCTGCGCGATGTCGGCGACACGCAGGAAGGCGTTGTCCTGCTGGAGGAAGTCGATCCTTTCTCGCGTCAGAGTTCTTGCCAGAGCGCTGTGACCATTACAGTAGAACTGCAACCCGAACGGTGCCCACGTCGGCACACGCAGGTAGCACAACCCCAGTTCCTCGTCGATGAAATAGAAGTAGTAGTGCAGGCACTTGCCTTGATCGGGGCGCAGGTAAGTCTTGCCACTGCCTTTGTCATGCCACGGTTTGTAGCTCGGACAGGCTTCCATGGCCGAGAGCACATGCACCAAACCCGGTGCGTCGCCGCGACCGGCGAGCACTCGCGCGACCAACTCTTCCTTGCGAATATGGCTTTTGCTGACGTGCTCGATTTCAATACCCGCCGCCAGACACACCTCCTG is a window encoding:
- a CDS encoding TOBE domain-containing protein; the encoded protein is MAREHEIELNGLVWMSVGDKSVGGPGRMELLTKIAECGSITQAAKSIKMSYKAAWDAVDQMNNLAGEPLVERVTGGKGGGSTHLTPRGEQLITNFRLIDEEHKRFINQLSKQAHGLKKDLLFIRRMTMKSSARNQFLGKVTAVKTGAVNDEIDVEIVGGQKIVAIITCESTKNLGLQTDAEVFTLIKASSVIIITDDEGARLSTRNRLSGKVSHLQTGAVNSEVVIEIPGGGAIVSIITNESASRLGLKVGKEASAIFKASSVIIGVPA
- the modA gene encoding molybdate ABC transporter substrate-binding protein; this translates as MKLSRLFLSLVLPILGAASSAQADEVSVAVAANFAAPMQKIAAEFEKETGHKVLTSTGATGKFYAQIKNGAPFEVLLSADDETPTKLVKEGAAISGSQFTYAIGKLVLWSAKPGFVDGTGEVLKKGGFKHVALANPKLAPYGAAAVDTMKALGVYDALQPKFVQGENIAQTHQFVVTGNAELGFVAMSQVLKDGNIDGSAWIIPGSLYNPIRQDAVLLAKGKDRSAAIALLNYLKGETAQTVIKSFGYALP
- the modB gene encoding molybdate ABC transporter permease subunit, with product MGSPDLAAVWLTLKLASVVTLLLLAIGTPIAWWLARTRSRLKGVVGALVALPLVLPPTVLGFYLLITMGPHGPVGKLTEALGIGLLPFTFPGLVIASVLYSMPFVVQPIQNAFNAIGERPLEVAATLHASPWDAFWSVAVPLARPGFISGAILGFAHTVGEFGVVLMIGGNIPNETRVVSVQIYDHVEALEYTQAHWLSGGMLVFSFVVLIALYTFNSARRQAL
- the modC gene encoding molybdenum ABC transporter ATP-binding protein yields the protein MTDEIRAKFRVDRKDFSLDLDLTLPGRGVTALFGPSGSGKTTCLRAMAGLERTVGGLFSLGDSVWQDEANKIFVPTHRRALGMVFQEASLFTHLSVRRNMEFGQKRTSTAPRRKHSWGATSAFTLSEVSELLGIGHLLERMPAQLSGGERQRVAIARALLAAPQILLLDEPLAALDSKRKQEILPYLERLHRELAIPVIYVSHSPDEVARLADHLVLLDQGKVIVSGPLNSVLSRIDLPGSFADDAGIVLEAIVAEHEADELTRLEFPGGHFYVAQRSEPVGTALRCRILARDVSLALVPQTQVSILNCVNAIVVDLAATSTLGQVLVRLDVAGAPLLARITKRSVRNLAIRPGLALRAQIKSVALLG
- a CDS encoding IS1380 family transposase, translating into MDNSIPTQLRFPASAGFTIRAEFDGGAMSSDFGALLLRGIDLQIGLIPRLVSAIHDKRHASYIDHPLADLLRQRIFQTASGYADGNDANTLRRDPLFKLAVGRAPLDEGNDLASGPTLSRLENSVSRKDIYRLAKSFVDAFIASYAQAPAVIVLDMDHSEDATHGQQELAFYNPHYGNHCYLPLFLFEGLSGKFITAVLRPGKRPTGKENAAIIKRVLRLLRQAWPETHIILRGDGHFSNPELMALCASDPHLDFLFGLAGNQVLSPKAEPLLEKARALHQTHSANAQRLGNPAPAATRLYDDIEYQAGSWPKAYRVVVKAEVMALGDNPRYLVSSLSDPTPEVLYKELYCARGQDENFIKAVKNDLASDRTSDHAFLANHLRLIYSCAAYGLIHGLRENTLVHTELAKAQPLSIILKLFKLAVRVVQYKDRIKLSLPTSCPMKGVLARVTELLYLVPRPPAPA
- a CDS encoding MarR family transcriptional regulator, with the translated sequence MTEEAIMLAMALAERYATNMHGVLSCFDRIIITGTLPGACYAAGMTSYLYTHGIRVFDYPRFAEPLRDRIRERAQEVCLAAGIEIEHVSKSHIRKEELVARVLAGRGDAPGLVHVLSAMEACPSYKPWHDKGSGKTYLRPDQGKCLHYYFYFIDEELGLCYLRVPTWAPFGLQFYCNGHSALARTLTRERIDFLQQDNAFLRVADIAQAQALADAFSPDVLHPRLDRYAQWLCPVLDVFGSSYHWSLRQVEYSTDLMFRSEQILVPLYDAISRQAVLAANAERVSSFLGKKVTPQLAQEIGSRLSTRIEGRCIKHTMGAAGVKVYDKFSRVLRVETTVNDVSFFKHHRKVEHKDRHATRELAPLKKTIYSLIDLRDILLGCNQRYLAFLSSLDDPSAGERDLERLSMPRLGAAPGVKGVNFFDPAEKALLQTMQRGEFNIHGWRRADLLSYLKLTPSAMSRQLARLRTLGLIKKVTHTYRYYLTRLGRSVVAAACSLTRFNIVPTMACAS
- a CDS encoding IS256 family transposase, translating into MTGYEVSVGTDLLPGLLNGQDGLAKLVEAVLNQVLEAQVTETLGATRHERTDERAGYRNGYRPRTLYTRVGPVTLLVPQTRDGSFSTDIFKRYQRSEQAFVLALMEMVVHGVSTRKVSAITEELCGASFSKSMVSALCAGLEPRVSAFNERRLDGEYPFVLVDALLIKSRQEDRVVSRAVLTVSGIRSDGFREILGVRIGDTESFATWDETFRWLRGRGLKGTQFIISDDHGGLREAAARHFQGASWQRCQVHLMRNILGQCNTRHRAEVAAAVKLVLQAPDLVEAKRRLAEFTERFAKSAPKAVACLEAGFEDAMAVMVLPEKYRKRLRTTNMQERLNEEIRRRERVIRIFPNDESALRLIGALLAEQNEAWQERKYLDMDEFKEWAASRAAASEGNNVVALAS
- a CDS encoding MarR family transcriptional regulator, whose translation is MTEEAIMLAMALAERYATNMHGVLSCFDRIIITGTLPGACYAAGMTSYLYTHGIRVFDYPRFAEPLRDRIRERAQEVCLAAGIEIEHVSKSHIRKEELVARVLAGRGDAPGLVHVLSAMEACPSYKPWHDKGSGKTYLRPDQGKCLHYYFYFIDEELGLCYLRVPTWAPFGLQFYCNGHSALARTLTRERIDFLQQDNAFLRVADIAQAQALADAFSPDVLHPRLDRYAQWLCPVLDVFGSSYHWSLRQVEYSTDLMFRSEQILVPLYDAISRQAVLAANAERVSSFLGKKVTPQLAQEIGSRLSTRIEGRCIKHTMGAAGVKVYDKFSRVLRVETTVNDVSFFKHHRKVEHKDRHATRELAPLKKTIYSLIDLRDILLGCNQRYLAFLSSLDDPSAGERDLERLSMPRLGAAPGVKGVNFFDPAEKALLQTMQRGEFNIHGWRRADLLSYLKLTPSAMSRQLARLRTLGLIKKVTHTYRYYLTRLGRSVVAAACSLTRFNIVPTMACAS